Proteins co-encoded in one Lynx canadensis isolate LIC74 chromosome C1, mLynCan4.pri.v2, whole genome shotgun sequence genomic window:
- the CNOT9 gene encoding LOW QUALITY PROTEIN: CCR4-NOT transcription complex subunit 9 (The sequence of the model RefSeq protein was modified relative to this genomic sequence to represent the inferred CDS: inserted 1 base in 1 codon), whose protein sequence is MHSLATAAPVPTALAQVDREKIYQWINELSSPETRENALLELSKKRESVPDLAPMLWHSFGTIAALLQEIVNIYPSINPPTLTAHQSNRVCNALALLQCVASHPETRSAFLAAHIPLFLYPFLHTVSKTRPFEYLRLTSLGVIGALVKTDEQEVINFXLTTEIIPLCLRIMESGSELSKTYVATFILQKILLDDTGLAYICQTYERFSHVAMILGKMVLQLSKEPSARLLKHVVRCYLRLSDNPRAREALRQCLPDQLKDTTFAQVLKDDTTTKRWLAQLVKNLQEGQVTDPRGIPLPPQ, encoded by the exons CCTGTGCCTACTGCACTGGCTCAAGTAGACAGAGAAAAAATCTATCAGTGGATCAATGAGCTGTCCagtcctgagacaagggaaaatGCTTTGCTGGAGCTGAGTAAGAAGCGAGAATCTGTTCCTGACCTTGCACCCATGCTGTGGCATTCATTTGGTACTATTGCAGCACTTTTACAG gaaattgtaaatatttatccatccatcaaccCACCCACCTTGACAGCACACCAATCTAACAGAGTTTGCAATGCTCTGGCATTACTGCAATGTGTGGCATCACACCCGGAAACCAG gtCAGCATTTCTTGCAGCACACATCCCACTTTTTTTGTACCCCTTTTTGCACACTGTCAGCAAAACGCGTCCCTTTGAGTATCTTCGGCTAACCAGTCTTGGAGTTATTG GGGCCCTAGTGAAAACAGATGAGCAGGAAGTAATCAACT TATTGACAACAGAAATCATCCCTTTGTGTTTGCGCATTATGGAATCTGGAAGTGAACTTTCTAAAACGTAT GTTGCCACGTTCATCCTCCAGAAGATCCTTTTAGATGACACAGGTTTGGCATATATATGTCAGACATATGAGCGTTTCTCCCACGTTGCCATGATTTTG GGTAAGATGGTCCTGCAGCTATCCAAAGAGCCTTCTGCCCGTCTGCTGAAGCATGTAGTGAGATGTTACCTTCGACTTTCAGATAATCCCAG GGCACGTGAAGCGCTCAGGCAGTGCCTCCCTGACCAGCTGAAGGACACGACCTTCGCCCAGGTGCTAAAAGACGACACCACCACGAAACGCTGGCTTGCACAACTGGTGAAGAACCTGCAAGAGGGCCAGGTCACCGATCCCCGGGGTATCCCCCTGCCCCCTCAGTga